Sequence from the Sphingobium indicum B90A genome:
GGCGTCGAGGCGGAGGCGAAGATCGCGCCCGGCGGCGGCTTCGAACTGGACCTGGCCGGCGCCTTCCTCGACACCGAGGTGATCGACGTCGGCGCGCTCACCCCGCAGACCGCGCTCAAGGGCGCGCCGCTCCAGCAATCGCCGCGCTGGTCGTTCAACGGCGCCGCCAGCCAGACCGTGGAACTGGGCGACAATCGCCTGACCGGCCGGATCAGCGGCCGCTATGTCGGCACGCAATATAATGAACTGACCAAGGCGCGCAGCGGCTATATCGATCCCAGCTTCTTCGTCGACGCCTCCATCGGCTTCGATTTCGGGCGGGACCGGCGGCACCAGATTTCCTTCTACGCGGACAATCTGACCTCGGAAAAGACCTGCCTGCGCAAGGAGCCGTTCGACGGCCTCAGCAACACCAACACCTGCGTGCCCAACGAAGGAACGGTCCTCTATGGCGTGACGCTCTCGACCCGCTGGTGACCGGACAGGAGGTTTGACGACATGAAGACATGCATGACCGGCGCGATGACGCGCCGGACGGCGCTCGCCGCCCTCGGTTCAGCGGTGGCGGCCCCCGCCGTCGCCCGCGGCGGGCGATCCGGCGCGCGCCGGCCCAACATCCTCTACATCATGGCAGACGACATGGGCCATGCCGACCTGGGCTGCTATGGCAGCCGCGACATCCGGACCCCGGCGATCGACGCCATCGCCGCGCGCGGCGTGAAGTTCGGCAACGCCTATGCCAATAGCTGCGTCTGCTCGCCCACCCGCATCGCCCTGCTGACCGGCCGTTACCAGGGGCGGTTCCGCATCGGGCTGGAGGAGCCGATCGCCTTCAACGGCGACGAACTGTCCCTGCCCCGCGGCACCCGGACCCTGCCCGGCCTGCTGCGCGATCTTGGCTACGCGACCTCGCTGGTCGGGAAATGGCATGTCGGGGAACTGCCGGCCTCCAGCCCGCTCGATCACGGCTATGACTATTTCTTCGGCATAGCGTCGGGCGGCACCGACTATTTCGCCCATGCGACCACCATCAACGGGCATGAGATGGGCAAGCTGTTCGAGAACCGGACGGAAATCCAGCGCCCCGGCTACCTGACGGACCTGCTCGGCGCGAAGGCGATCGATCGGATGCGGCTGGCGGCGCGGCAGGACCGCCCCTTCTTCATCAGCCTGCACTTCACCGCCCCCCATTGGCCCTGGCAGGGTCCGGGCGACGCCGCCCAGGGCAGCGCCGCCGCCGATCCCCGCCAGATGGACGGCGGCAATGTCCGCGCCTATGCCGCGATGATGGAGGGCATGGACGCCAATGTCGGCCGCGTGCTGGCCGAACTGGCGGCGTTGGGGCTGCAGGAGGACACGATCGTCATCTTCACCAGCGACAATGGCGGAGAGCGCTTTTCCGACAGTTGGCCGCTGACCGGGATGAAGGGCGAATTGCTGGAGGGCGGCATCCGCGTGCCCCTGATCGTCAGTTGGCCCGCCCATCTGCCCAAGGGGCGGGACAGCGCGCAGGTGACCATGTCGATGGACGCCCTGCCCACGCTGCTGTCGGCGGCGGGCGGCGACCCCGGCCGGGTGGAGGGGCTGGACGGCATCGACCTCATGCCCTTCCTGCGCGACGTCGACAGCAGGACCGACCGCACGCTGTTCTGGCGCCACCGCGCCGGCGACCAGATCGCGGTGCGCAGCGGCCAGTGGAAATATCTGCGGTCCTACGGGCGGGACTATCTGTTCGACCTGTCGCAGGACGAGCGCGAACGCGCCGACCGCAAGGCGGCGATGCCCGGCAAGGTCGCCGAACTCAAGGCCGCCCATGCCGGCTGGCTGGCGCAGATGCTGCCCTATCCGGAGCATAGCTATAGCGAGGACATGCTGGGCAAGTTCGCCGACCGCCCCAGGGAATGAAGCGCGTTCGCGGCGTTCAGCCGCCGCCCTGCTTCAATCGATAGTCCAGCTGCCGCCGGGACATGCCGAGCATGCGCGCCGCATCCGCGACATTGCCCCCGGCGCGGCGCAGCGCCTCCCCCACCAGCGCGGCCTCATAATCCGCCAGCAGCAGCGGCGCCCGTTCGATGTCGGGTATCAGCGGCGCGCCGGTGACCGCCAGCCTGCCGTCCGGCCGCACATGCGCCTGTTCGCGGCTGTCCGGCTCCAGCATGATCGACAGGGTGTCGACGTCGATCCGCCCGCCCGGTTCGGCCAGCAGCACGCCGCGCTCCAGCACATTTTCCAGCTCGCGCACATTGCCCGGCCAATGATAGGCGATCAGCGCGCGCATCGCCTGGTCCGACACGCCGCGCACCGGCTTGCCGTGCCGCCGGGCGAGCCGCTCCACCAGCGCCTCGACGAACAGAGGAATGTCGGCCGCCCGCTCGCGCAGCGGCGGGATGGCGACGGGAAAGGGGTTGAGCCGGTAGAAGAGGTCGGCGCGGAACGTCCTGGCCGCCACCGCCGATGTCAGGTCGACATTGGTCGCCGCGACGATGCGGACGTCGACATGCACCGGCCTGTCGCCGCCCAGCCGCTCCACCTCCCCGGTCTGGAGCACGCGCAGCAGCTTGACCTGCGCGGGCAAAGGCAGGTCGCCCACCTCGTCCAGGAACAGCGTGCCGCCGTCCGCCCGCTCGAACCGGCCCAGCCGCTGCCGCTGCGCGCCGGTATAGGCGCCCGGCTCGACGCCGAACAGCTCGCTTTCGATCAGGTCATGGGGGATGGCGCCGCAATTGATCGCAACGAAGGGCCTGTCGCGGCGCGGCCCGTTGTCGTGCAGCCAATGGGCGAACACTTCCTTGCCGACGCCCGTCTCGCCGGTCAGCAGGACGGTGATGTTGCTGTCGGCGGCGCGGCGCAGCAGGTTCACCGACTTCAAGAAAGCGGGCGACTGGCCGATCAACGATCCGGTCTGCTTTTCCCGCCGCAGGGATGCGCGCAGCTCCCCGATCTCCTCCGCCATGGCGCGCAACTGCCCGGCTATGTCCTCCGGGCGCATGGCCTTCAGATAGGGGTCGTCCGCCGGCAGGTCGGACGCGATCTCGCCCACGATGGTGCAATGCGGGTCGCCCTTCGCCTTGCACATCGTCTCGCGGAAGATGACCGGCCGGCCCATGAAGGCGCTGACATAGCCGGAGGCATAGCCCAACTGGTTCCAGCAGGTGGCATGTTCGCCGATGCCGAAATGGGCGATCTGGCTTTCCGCCTCCCAGCTTTCGGTCCAGCGGAACTCGCCGTGGAAACGCCCGGCGTCCAGGTCCAGCTCGCACTGGATGGTCTCCACCTGCACCAGCCCCTCCAGCTTGTGAAGCCGGGGGCCCAGCAGGAAGACCTCCTCATAATCGCGGTCGCCCACCATCTTGCGGGCGATCTCGGCGTCCTGCACGCCGGATTGATAGCCCATGCGCATCAGCAGCGCGCCGGCCCGGCCTTCGCCCAGCGTGCGCACCATTTCCGCCCGCAGCGCGCCCAGCGACCCGGCGTGCAGCAGCAACATCCGCTGTTCGTCCAGCCAGACGGTCCCGGTGCCGGGGTCGAACCGCAATTTCGACCACAGGTCGATCCGGCCCGATCGGTCGTCGAGCGCCTTGCTCGCCATCTTCGCCCTTCTCCCCTCGCCGGTCCGGCCGTTTCGCCGCTTGCTGCCCGATCCTAGCGCAATATCCGGTCAGATGCGCCTGAAAAGCGGACTTCGAACCTGCTGCGCGTCGGCGGCGGAGAAGAATTTTTCGGTGTAGATGTCCTTTTCGAACAGCCGCCCCTGCATCAGCGCGGCAAGGCAGGCCTCGATCATCACCGGCGGACCGCAAAGATAGGCCTTGTGCCCGCGGAAATCATTGTCGAACGCCGCCCGTGCGGCTTCGTGGACATAGCCGCGAAAACCCGTCCAGCCGCTGTCCGCCGGCTCATCCGAAAGCGCGGGGATATAGCGGAAATTGGCATGGGCCGCCGCCAGCGCCTCGAACTCCTCATGATAATAAAGCTCCTCCCGGCTGCGCGCGCCATAGACCAGCGTGATCGGCAGCGTCTCGTTGCGGGCGATCAGGTCGAGGATCATCGACCGGGGCGAGGACAGGCCCGAACCGCCGGCCAGGAAAAGCAGGGGCGCCTTCGCCGAATGGCGCACGAAGAAGCGGCCATAGGGGCCGGACAGCTTCACCCGGTCGCCCTCCTTCAGATGCTCATGTATCCATGTCGTGCCGACGCCGCCCGGCACGATGCGGATATTGAGTTCGACGGCGTCGGGCGCATGGGGATCGCTGGCAAGGGAGAAGGCGCGGGTCAGAACCCCCTCCTCCCCCACCGTCAGGTTCACATATTGCCCCGCCTGGAAGCGGATCGGCCGGTTCAGCGCGACATGGACGCCCCTGATCGTCGGGGTCAGCGGATCGATGCGGGTGACGACGCCCTCGAAATCCTCGACCGGGATTCCCAGCGCGTCGGGGTCTTCCTCTATATCCGCCTCTATGCTGGCGTCGCTTTCAAGGCGCGCGCAGCAGGCCAGCGCCTTGCCCTCGTCGCGCTCGAAATCCATCAGCGCGAAGCTGGAAGCCTCCCCATGGTCGATTTCGCCGTCCGTCACCTGGATCTTGCAGGTCGCGCACAGGCCATGACAACAGGCATGCGGCAACCAGATGCCTGCGCGCAGGCAGGCGTCGAGGATGGTTTGCCCCTCCGCCACTTCCACCTCGTCGCCGGTGGTCTCGATGGTCAGGGTATAGCTCATCAGATGCCGGCTCCGTTCAGGCCATCCAGGCCCGGCGTGCGGAATCGCAACGCATCCTTGTGCCTGAGGCCGTTGGCGGCGATGCCGGCCTGCATGTCGGGGACGAAGGCTTCGCCGTTGCGGGTCCAGACGGCGCTGTTCCAGTCGATCCCCGCCCAGTCGGGATGCTGGCCGAAAATCTCCGCCATGGGTCCGGCGATGAAGTGCGCGAAGGGCAGGTCCGGCGGCAACGGCCAGGCATAGGGGCTGGAAAAGAGCAGATGCCCGTCCCAGCCGGCATAGATGACGCAGGCGCCGTGGAAATTTTCGGCCTTGTCGGCCGGTTCGAATTCATAGGTGTC
This genomic interval carries:
- a CDS encoding sulfatase family protein, with the translated sequence MKTCMTGAMTRRTALAALGSAVAAPAVARGGRSGARRPNILYIMADDMGHADLGCYGSRDIRTPAIDAIAARGVKFGNAYANSCVCSPTRIALLTGRYQGRFRIGLEEPIAFNGDELSLPRGTRTLPGLLRDLGYATSLVGKWHVGELPASSPLDHGYDYFFGIASGGTDYFAHATTINGHEMGKLFENRTEIQRPGYLTDLLGAKAIDRMRLAARQDRPFFISLHFTAPHWPWQGPGDAAQGSAAADPRQMDGGNVRAYAAMMEGMDANVGRVLAELAALGLQEDTIVIFTSDNGGERFSDSWPLTGMKGELLEGGIRVPLIVSWPAHLPKGRDSAQVTMSMDALPTLLSAAGGDPGRVEGLDGIDLMPFLRDVDSRTDRTLFWRHRAGDQIAVRSGQWKYLRSYGRDYLFDLSQDERERADRKAAMPGKVAELKAAHAGWLAQMLPYPEHSYSEDMLGKFADRPRE
- a CDS encoding sigma-54-dependent Fis family transcriptional regulator, translated to MASKALDDRSGRIDLWSKLRFDPGTGTVWLDEQRMLLLHAGSLGALRAEMVRTLGEGRAGALLMRMGYQSGVQDAEIARKMVGDRDYEEVFLLGPRLHKLEGLVQVETIQCELDLDAGRFHGEFRWTESWEAESQIAHFGIGEHATCWNQLGYASGYVSAFMGRPVIFRETMCKAKGDPHCTIVGEIASDLPADDPYLKAMRPEDIAGQLRAMAEEIGELRASLRREKQTGSLIGQSPAFLKSVNLLRRAADSNITVLLTGETGVGKEVFAHWLHDNGPRRDRPFVAINCGAIPHDLIESELFGVEPGAYTGAQRQRLGRFERADGGTLFLDEVGDLPLPAQVKLLRVLQTGEVERLGGDRPVHVDVRIVAATNVDLTSAVAARTFRADLFYRLNPFPVAIPPLRERAADIPLFVEALVERLARRHGKPVRGVSDQAMRALIAYHWPGNVRELENVLERGVLLAEPGGRIDVDTLSIMLEPDSREQAHVRPDGRLAVTGAPLIPDIERAPLLLADYEAALVGEALRRAGGNVADAARMLGMSRRQLDYRLKQGGG
- a CDS encoding phenol hydroxylase subunit P4 produces the protein MAVKAIDTYEFEPADKAENFHGACVIYAGWDGHLLFSSPYAWPLPPDLPFAHFIAGPMAEIFGQHPDWAGIDWNSAVWTRNGEAFVPDMQAGIAANGLRHKDALRFRTPGLDGLNGAGI
- a CDS encoding NADH:ubiquinone reductase (Na(+)-transporting) subunit F; its protein translation is MSYTLTIETTGDEVEVAEGQTILDACLRAGIWLPHACCHGLCATCKIQVTDGEIDHGEASSFALMDFERDEGKALACCARLESDASIEADIEEDPDALGIPVEDFEGVVTRIDPLTPTIRGVHVALNRPIRFQAGQYVNLTVGEEGVLTRAFSLASDPHAPDAVELNIRIVPGGVGTTWIHEHLKEGDRVKLSGPYGRFFVRHSAKAPLLFLAGGSGLSSPRSMILDLIARNETLPITLVYGARSREELYYHEEFEALAAAHANFRYIPALSDEPADSGWTGFRGYVHEAARAAFDNDFRGHKAYLCGPPVMIEACLAALMQGRLFEKDIYTEKFFSAADAQQVRSPLFRRI